The following DNA comes from Tumebacillus amylolyticus.
ACAAAAAAATCGCAAACGACAACACGGCGCAAGTCGTCTCCATCTCGTGGGGTCTGTGCGAACCGAACAACACCGCTTCCTCGATGAGCTCTTTGCACACCGTGTTCCAACAAATGGCGACCCAAGGTCAATCCGTATTCGCAGCAGCAGGCGACGACGGTGCATATGACTGCGGCGATACCAAGCTGTCGGTTGACAACCCGGCAGACGACACCTACGTCACCGGCGTAGGCGGCACCTACATGACCCTGTCCGGAACCTCCTACGGCTCCGAAAAAGTATGGGGCAACTCTTCGAACAAATCGGGCGGCGGCGGCGGTCTGTCCACCGTCTATGCACAACCGTCTTGGCAGACCGGCCCGGGCGTTTCGAACTCCTACTCCAACGGCAAGCGCCAAGTTCCGGACGTCTCCGCAGTAGCTGACCCGGCAACCGGCTACTCGATCTACTCGGCTGGCTCTTGGGTTGTCTATGGCGGTACTTCTTGCGCCGCTCCGCTGTGGGCTGGGATCGCAGCACTGAACAACAACTACGCTGCATCGAACGGCAAATCCAAACTGGGTCAAGCAAACCCGACCCTGTACAAAATGTTCAACACGACGCAAACCTACAATGCATACCATGACGTTACGACCGGTACGAACCTGTACTACCCGGCAACTTCCGGTTACGACCTCGCAACCGGCATCGGGACTCCGGATGCATGGAACTTGATCCGCGACATCAACAGCGGCACCACCCCGCCGCCGCCGCCGCCGGGTGGCGAGTTGATCGTAAACGGTGGTTTTGAATCCGGCTCCACGAACTGGACCGAATCTTCCTCCGGCGGTTACGAACTCGTTGACACCTCGAAGCCGCATGCAGGCACCAAAGGTCTTTACCTCTGCGGGTACAACAACTGCACCGACTCCGCTTACCAAACCGTTACCATCCCGTCCACCGCAACCAGCGCTACGCTGTCCCTGTGGACCTACGTTTCCACCACGGAAACCTCTCACTCGTACGACTACCTGAAAGTCCAACTGCGCAACTCCAGCAACACCGTACTGTCGACGCTGCAAACGCAATCCGATGCTACGGCAACCGGCTGGGTGAAGCAAACGTTTGACGTCTCCAGCTACAAAGGCCAAAC
Coding sequences within:
- a CDS encoding protease pro-enzyme activation domain-containing protein, which encodes MAKRFQKALIPTALAVLSLAFAPVQGAMAQAPVKVKMNGQEANSAKHGTLLGHKAGNEKVSITLSLKLQHADQIDGFIADLYDPASPNYKKFLTSDQWASKFGPAQSDVDSVVSYVKSNGLTVSDMSKDQQFITVEGKASQIESAFGVTLNNYKNAKGETYFANSDAPVVPSAIANALLGVHGLSSEAVAHRNATQKPTTSNAPYVAGKPNLLQPNVGSGPTGGYTPTELRNAYDISPVISAGYNGTGQTVALFELDGYVQSNITTYVNNYGLGSPTPSKVLVDGYNGAAGSGQGEVELDIEVVNAIAPKANTIVYEGPNTDAGVLDTYKKIANDNTAQVVSISWGLCEPNNTASSMSSLHTVFQQMATQGQSVFAAAGDDGAYDCGDTKLSVDNPADDTYVTGVGGTYMTLSGTSYGSEKVWGNSSNKSGGGGGLSTVYAQPSWQTGPGVSNSYSNGKRQVPDVSAVADPATGYSIYSAGSWVVYGGTSCAAPLWAGIAALNNNYAASNGKSKLGQANPTLYKMFNTTQTYNAYHDVTTGTNLYYPATSGYDLATGIGTPDAWNLIRDINSGTTPPPPPPGGELIVNGGFESGSTNWTESSSGGYELVDTSKPHAGTKGLYLCGYNNCTDSAYQTVTIPSTATSATLSLWTYVSTTETSHSYDYLKVQLRNSSNTVLSTLQTQSDATATGWVKQTFDVSSYKGQTVRVYLLGTNDSSNTTSFYVDDVSLQYN